The following is a genomic window from Nymphaea colorata isolate Beijing-Zhang1983 chromosome 3, ASM883128v2, whole genome shotgun sequence.
TGGAAGAGTTATGGAAGTGCTCTAGTAATATTGGAATCAGGTCGGATTTGGGGGGTATAAATACTCTACCCTGGTAATACAAGTATGGCTCACGCCATGAATAACCATACCTCCTTGTTGGGCTGCTGTCAAGCTGCTCCTTCATAGTTTGTATTGAGGCTGAGTTCTGATGCAGTTGTCGAATTCTGTCCCAGAGTTCAACCTGCACCTGAGATAAGGCCATTAAAGATTCAGTTAGCTAATTCCCTGCTCGAGGCAGCCCGTTGGCCACTGGgttttccttccctttcatGAACTGTATTTCGAAATCGAAGGCCATGGGTTTCATAATCCAGCACTGTAAGGAAGGAGATGGAGATTTTGATCAGTCATCACCTTAAACTCTGCCCCATCAGATATTGCTTCCATTTCACTACTGCCAGCACAATAGCTATTAGTTCCCGTTCGTAGGCGGACTTGGTCTTGAATGTGGGTCCTAATGTCTTGCTGAAAAATGCAATAGGGAGGCCCTCTTGACTCAGGACTGCACCCACGCCATGGTTTGAAGCGTTAGCCTCTACTACAATAAGAGTTTGGAAGTTCGACATCCTTGGAACTAGAGCCAATGTAATCAcatgttttagtttttcaaagGCTTGCTCCTGTGATTCACCCCAGCTGAATATGTCTTTCTTCGTTAGCTCCACCAATGGTGCTGCAATCAGCGCGTAACCCTGCACGAACTTGCAGTAATATCCCGCCAGTCCCTAAAAGGAATGTAACTGCTTGATCATCCTTGGAGGTCGCCATCCTCTCACAGCCTTCACTTTGTCTGCCCTCATTTTGAACACACTCTGGCTGATCGCGTGCCCTGGTATGAGAGCTGTTTTGTTTCAAAGACACATTTAGATAACCTCGCGTGCAGTTGGCGCTGCTGCAGGGTGGATAGAACAAGCCTCAAGTGTTGTAGGTGCTCCTCTTTGTCattagtcacaaataacgtctcagaATAGaattttaaacggcaaggtttctcttgagtataatacggcgagcttgaaaaaaacaggaaaaaaaagaaaaaatatggtaaatttttaaaaattttaaaaaactaaaaatgaggagaaaataaaataagtgagaaactaataatacaaacatcaaatgataagtagatttgcaacaaataaaaaatagaaaatgaaaaaaaaatgtttggcattaaaaaaactgaaaaaaaagaaaaaagtgaagcattttaaacctttaaaaaaaaactcgtttttttaagttttaaatggccgtttaatttatcgcgtttttttttcaagttttttttgaaaaagaacgGGATTTCTGTGACTATTACACTATAGACAAGCATgtcataaaaaaactaaaagtctaaaaacGAACCGACGAGGAAATGGTCTAAATACATTGTGCATCAATGGTTGGAAGGTGGTTGGTGCGTTTGTCAAGGCAAACAACATGACTTTGAACTCATATAGCCCCTTGAGTTCGGAATATTGTTTTGGGCACGTCGGTAGTCATCACTCGGATTTGGTGGTACCTTGCTCTCAAATCCAATCTTGAAAAGTAGACAACACCATGCAATTCATCTAGCAGGTCCCCAATGATAGGAATGGGATAGCGACTTTTAATCGTTATCACATTGAGAGCTCGGTATCCATGCAAACTTTCTGAAACCCACTAACTACACGACTAACAGTATTCAACTGGAAATGCTAGGATTGCCTACAATTAgaaatttccctttttttctttctctctctcttcatttggTTACAGCAgatatttatttacttttgcTGTGGGCTAAATAAGATATAGGTGTTGCTTGTTCTTAGATTTGTGGCGTTTGGTTTTGGGatgaaaatgattttctttttctatatgtAGGAGAGACAACATAATTACTTGAAAGATGGCCCTTATGTTACTCCTGAAGAAGCTGTTGCTATCTATACAACTACCGTTCACTGGTTAGAGTCGAGGAAGTTCTCccccattcctttccctccattgTCATACAAGCATGATACAAAGCTTCTTATTCTTGCTCTAGAGAGGTTGAAGGAGTCTTACAGTGTGGCAGTGAGATTGAATCAACAGCAGAGGGAAGAGCTTGGTCTTATTGAGCAGGCATACGACAACCCACATGAGGCATTGTCACGTATAAAGCGTCATCTGCTTACACAGCGTGCTTTCAAAGAGGTTATCTCATATTTGGTTTAATTTCTTTACAACCTTTTATTTCTATTACATGTGGATTTGAAGTCACCTGTTCCAATCTAAGCATTGAATTTGCAAAATAATTGTTCCAGGTTGGAATTGAGTTCATGGATTTGTACAGTTACCTAATTCCTGTATATGAGATTGAACCTCTTGAGAAGATCACAGATGCATACCTTGATCAGTATTTATGGTATGAAGGTGACAAGCGTCATCTCTTTCCCAATTGGATTAAGCCTGCAGATTCAGAGCCACCTCCTCTTTTGGTCTATAAATGGTGTCAAGGTATAAACAATCTGCAGGATGTATGGGACACTAGTGAGGGACAATGTGTTGTGATGCTTCAGACGAAGTTTGAGaagttttttgagaaaatagatTTAACTCTGCTGAACAGGTAAGCATATATGTattcaaaattctcaaaatttcttcagtacagtttctttttcttgctttgcactgatttctgatttttcttggttttggttGTTTTCAGGCTTCTGCGCTTGATTCTTGACCACAATATTGCTGATTATGTAACTGCGAAAAACAATGTTGTCCTGTCCTACAAAGACATGAGCCATACAAACTCGTATGGTCTTATCCGTGGTCTTCAGTTTGCATCTTTTGTAGTGCAGTATTATGGTTTGGTCGTCGATCTCTTGCTTCTTGGTTTGACCCGTGCAAGTGAGATTGCTGGTCCTCCTCAGATGCCTAACGAATTTATAACATACTGGGATACGAAGGTTGAAACACGTCATCCCATAAGGTTGTATTCAAGGTACATTGACAAAGTTCACATTCTTTTCCGCTTCACTCATGAAGAAGCAAGGGACTTGATTCAGCGGTTCCTGACAGAGCATCCAGATCCAAACAATGAAAACATGGTTGGTTATAACAATAAGAAATGTTGGCCAAGAGATGCACGTATGAGGCTCATGAAACATGATGGTTAGTTGTTTATGTTAGAGTTGCTTAAATTGTCATATGTTGTTGTTTGGAGGGGGCGTGTGCTTTTTTCTTCAGCAGGGTTACTTGAAAATATCTGAAAATGTGTCTGTTGTTTTATAGTTAATCTTGGGAGAAGTGTCTTCTGGGATATGAAGAACAGACTTCCTCGGAGCATTACAACATTTGAGTGGGAAAACAGCTTTGTTTCTGTATATAGCAAGGACAACCCCAACCTGCTGTTCAGCATGTAGGTTTATGCTTCTGAAATTAAGTACATCTGCATGAGCTTATATATAGGGCAGACAATTGCATTTGTAGTTGTCCTTATCAATTTGAACTGGTTTTTCATCTCCAGGTGTGGCTTTGAAGTACGGATTTTGCCAAAAATTCGAATTACACAAGAAGCTTTTAGCAACACAAAAGATGGGGTGTGGAAGTTACAGAATGAGCAAACCAAGGAGGAAACAGCAATTGCCTTCTTACGTGTTGATGATGAGCACATGAAGGTGTTTGAAAATCGTGTCAGGCAGATTCTTATGTCATCAGGTTCAACAACATTCACAAAAATTGTGAACAAATGGAATACAGCACTTATAGGTAATCTTTTTTGTTGCACCATGGTCCTAAAATACCTGCTGTTGCATAAAAACTTTCCTGCTAATATAGGCTTTCTCAGGTTTGATGACGTACTTCCGAGAAGCAACTGTGCATACTCAGGAGTTGCTTGATTTGCTTGTTAAATGTGAAAATAAGATTCAAACACGTATCAAGATTGGATTGAATTCAAAAATGCCAAGCAGGTAATTATCTAGTATGTTATGGATTCTCAGAATATGCTATTATATAGGTTttaattcttcttctgtttggcagATTTCCTCCTGTCATATTTTATACTCCAAAAGAAATTGGTGGACTTGGTATGTTGTCGATGGGTCACATTCTAATTCCACAAAGTGATGTCCGGTATAGTCAACAAACAGATGTTGGTGTTACTCATTTTCGAAGTGGTATGAGCCATGAAGAGGATCAGCTCATTCCAAATCTGTACCGTTATATTCAGGTCAAAAGAgtgcacttttctttttcctatatGATGattcttttccattttgttgaattCTATTTTCTGACTCTAGTCTCTCTGACAGCCATGGGAAAGTGAGTTCAAAGATTCCCAGCGTGTGTGGGCTGAATATGCTCTGAAAAGACAGGAGGCACAGTCTCAAAATAGGCGCTTGACACTAGAAGATCTTGAGGTAGGCGCCCAGCccttattttcttgtttatgttaatGCTATTGTCCCTGATGTTAATATCTAAATAGCATCATCTTGTATGTAGCATTTACAAATCTTAGGCAGGTAATAAAACATCAAGTGCTAAATAACTGGAACCTAGATATTCATAGGTCAAAGGATTGTCATACTTTGTCCTTTCCATGTTTTTGGAGTTATTATTTTATTACAGGTCTCTGGCTTATTGGAATAAATGCCATGTTTGTGATGGAGCAGAATATGCTTTTAAAATCCTTAGAAATGCATCTCTTGGCTGTTGCGAAGTTTGCCAACTTAGCGAGTCTAATTTGGACTTACCTTTCTGTGTACAATTGTGCAGGACTCTTGGGATAGAGGTATACCACGAATTAATACCCTTTTCCAAAAGGATCGGCATACACTAGCTTATGACAAAGGTTGGAGAGTGCGAACTGATTTTAAACAGTATCAGGTTCTAAAGCAAAATCCCTTTTGGTGGACCCATCAGCGCCATGATGGGAAGTTATGGAACTTGAACAACTATAGAACGGATGTCATTCAGGCACTTGGTGGTGTAGAAGGAATTCTGGAGCATACACTATTTAAAGGAACATAGTAAGCTTCCAGTCTTTGTTGTCTTCTCTGATTGTTggtattgaaaagaaaatgctgcCACAATTTCAGCAATAGTAATCCTGTATTTGACACCACTAAATGCCTTTAATAGTCATAAGGAGTGGATTATTTAGTGCTTTTTCactttctcataaaaaatttagagACATGCttcatgtgtgtgtgagatTTAAACCCTTATATCTCTAGAAATGTGCATTACAAAGTCAGGCCACAGCCTTTGCTCCATCGTTATCAATTGTGTGCATCATCTTATGTGGTTTTTCCACTTAAATCAGATAATATCATGAGGGTGAGATTTACACCCTTATGTCCCtcttaaaattaaaatgtgCATTGCGAAGTCAGGCTCGATCCTTTGCTCCACAGTATTGAGTGTGCCATTGGCTTATGtactttgcttttttttatttaatcagATCATGTTCTTAGGAACCTTTGGCATCAAGTATTATAGTGTGATATTCACAGTAACTTTCTTGTTGTTCTTACAGTCACAGTaactttcttcttgttcttacGGCGCATTGCATAGAGCTCTGATTGGTGTATTGCTTGATATCTGTTTATGCTTTTCTATTCACTTTGTAACTATTTTACATATAAACAGCCATGTTGTTGATTCTGGTACTGCCCAGCACTCTTGTACTGTCAAGTATTATGGTGTGATATCTCACAGTAACTTATTGTTCTTATAGTCCATTGAATAGAACTCTGATTTGTGGATTGTGTGATATCTGTTATGCTTTTCTATTCACTTTGTAACTGTTGTACATATAAACAGCCATCTTGTTGGCTCTTGCACTGTCCAGCACTGTTGAACCTTTCTGCTAAATTGAGTAGCAGTCTAGCAGATATATTTTGCTTTATCTTAGTATCTTATCTCATATTTTTCTACAGATAATTGACTCAATCTTTTGTGATTCACAGTTTCCCAACTTGGGAAGGTCTTTTCTGGGAGAAGGCTTCTGGTTTTGAAGAATCAATGAAATATAAAAAGTTGACAAATGCACAACGATCTGGTCTTAACCAAATTCCTAATCGTCGCTTTACGCTTTGGTGGTCTCCAACTATTAATCGTGCCAATGTATATGTTGGTTTTCAAGTCCAACTGGATCTGACAGGGATATTTATGCATGGAAAAATCCCAACCTTGAAGATATCTTTGATTCAAATATTCCGTGCCCATCTTTGGCAGAAGATACACGAGAGTGTTGTGATGGATCTTTGTCAGGTGTTAGATCAGGAGTTAGATGCGCTGGAAATCGAAACTGTGCAAAAGGAGACAATACATCCCAGAAAGAGTTATAAAATGAACAGCTCTTGTGCAGACGTCCTTCTTTTTGCTGCTTACAGATGGCCGATGTCTAAACCTAGTCTCGTGGCTGAGTCAAAAGATGTCTTTGATCAGAAAGCTAGCAATAAGTATTGGATAGATGTACAGCTTCGTTGGGGAGATTATGATTCGCATGACATTGAGCGGTACACTAGAGCAAAGTTTATGGACTACACAACTGATAACATGTCCATTTACCCATCTCCAACTGGTaagcatttgtttttcttaaatccattttttaattgttcctatcatattaaatatatgtgttgatgctttctttttttatatgcTCAGGGGTAATGATTGGCATTGATCTTGCTTATAATTTGCACTCGGCATTTGGTAATTGGTTTCCTGGATCAAAGCCGCTGCTTGCTCAAGCCATGAATAAGATCatgaaggtctctctctctctctctctctctctctctctctgtgggtGCAGGGTTTTGCATACAGTCTTTAACTTTGTTGCACATGAGTCGGCGACAAAATGGTATTTTTGATTCTTTATGATTGACATGGAGTCAAAATTATGCCTTTCAGGAAAAAATCCTTTTAGGTgattaaagggaaaaaaaatgtacaGTACACCATGAACGGAAAACAGACATAAATGAACATAAATGAGGCATCTTTCCCGAATGTTTTACTGTTCCTTTTTGAATGTCTTTGTTGGGGCAATGTTGGAAATTTGGGGAGATTTTATCCTTGAATAAACAGAATATGAAGTAAGCTTGTGCTGTGTGCATGTTTTTAAATATCGTGATACTCTATGGTTTTCCATTCTCTCACATTGATGTAGGAAGGAGGGTAGAGAGCTTAGTGTCTTGATTTATGTGGGTCACGAGGGTGCTGATATTGCTTTCATGAGCCTATGCTATTGTGCCTCTCATTCATCTGTCCGACTCTTTCGTTTTTGACATTGCACATACATGAGCATTTGTGAATTCTTATTTCTCTTGTTTACATGGATGCAAAGTAACTAATGACCTCTTTACTGATATTGCAGTCTAATCCTGCTTTGTATGTCCTGCGTGAAAGAATAAGGAAAGGTCTCCAGCTTTATTCTTCTGAGCCTACAGAACCCTACTTGTCATCTCAAAACTATGGAGAGATCTTCAGCAATCAAATTATATGGTTTGTGGATGATACAAATGTGTACCGTGTTACCATCCATAAAACATTTGAAGGAAATCTGACCACTAAGCCTATCAACGGTGCCATTTTCATATTCAACCCGAGGACTGGGCATCTGTTTCTGAAGGTAGGTTGttaattttgaggttttttttttggtttgtttcttTGTCTTGAGAAAGCACGGTAGCATAAATGAGTCTTTTTCCTGTTCCAGGTAATCCATACAAGTGTATGGGCAGGTCAAAAACGTCTTGGACAGTTGGCAAAATGGAAAACTGCTGAAGAAGTTGCTGCATTAGTACGGTCCTTGCCTGTGGAAGAGCAGCCAAAACAAATTATTGTTACTCGCAAGGGCATGCTTGATCCATTGGAGGTTCATTTGCTTGATTTTCCAAATATTGTGATCAAGGGTAGTGAGTTGCAGTTGCCTTTCCAGGCTTGCTTGAAGATTGAGAAATTTGGTGATTTAATTCTGAAGGCTACAGAGCCGCAGATGGTTCTTTTCAATATATATGATGATTGGCTGAAGACAATTTCATCATATACCGCATTCTCTCGTCTTATCTTGATATTGCGAGCTCTGCATGTGAACAATGAGAAGGCAAAAATGCTGCTAAAACCTGAtaaaaccattgtcacaaaaccTCATCACATCTGGCCATCCCTAACAGACGATCAGTGGATGAAGGTAAATTGTGGCTCTTTTCTTGCTGGCCTTGTGTAATTTATGCTGGTCGTTCgctaaaatttcatttgttgcaGGTTGAGGTTGCTTTGAGGGATCTCATTCTATCTGACTATGCAAAGAAGAATAACGTGAACACCTCGGCACTCACTCAATCTGAAATTAGAGACATAATTCTTGGTGCAGAAATTACTCCACCCTCACAACAGAGGCAACAAATCGCTGAAATTGAGAAACaggttaattttcttttcttaatagTAATATTATGGTTCCAGAATTTACTTTCTTCGTGGCAGTATTTTGGATGAATTCTTACATGTGATTTCTACAGGCAAAGGAAGCTAGCCAACTTACTGCAGTGACaacaaggactacaaatgtGCATGGTGATGAGCTCATTGTTACCACTACAAGTCCGTATGAGCAAGCAGCCTTTGGATCAAAAACTGATTGGCGTGTTAGGGCAATTTCTGCAACCAATCTTTATCTTCGAGTCAATCATATTTATGTCAATTCAGATGATATTAAGGTGACGTTAAAGACGCTGAAAGAAATTATTTCAACTAAAAAAGTTGGTTTGGGCATTTCCAGCATATTATGTTTTCTGAACGTTGGATGTACTGTGCCTTGCAGGAGACGGGCTACACAtacatcatgccaaagaatattttgaagaaattcaTATGCATTGCAGATCTCCGCACTCAAATTGCTGGTTATCTATATGGTGTGAGTCCTCCAGATAATCCTCAGGTTAAAGAAATTCGATGCATAGCAATGCCGCCTCAGTGGGGGACTCATCAACAAGTGCATCTGCCATCTGCACTTCCTGAGCATGACTTCTTGAATGATCTTGAACCTCTAGGTTGGATGCATACCCAACCAAATGAGCTGCCGCAGCTGTCACCTCAGGTTTGTCTCCTTGGTCTCTGCCCATACTCATTGGGCTTCAACTCCAGAGTTTTTCAGGATTATTGATCCTTGGTCGTTTTGTACAGGATCTCACGTCTCATGCTCGGATTTTAGAGAACAACAAGCAGTGGGATGGTGAAAAAAGCATCATTCTGACTTGCAGTTTTACGCCAGGCTCTTGTTCCTTGACTGCCTACAAGCTTACGCCAACTGGTTATGAGTGGGGAAGGCTCAACAAGGATACAGGCAGCAATCCACACGGTTATTTGCCAACCCATTATGAAAAAGTCCAGCTACTTCTCAGTGATCGGTTCCTCGGATTCTACATGGTAAACACTTGTTTGGGACGTTTGCTGTTATTTTTTGTGTACCCTGATTTTTCAGTAACTGATCAAACTTTTGATGGTTTTACAGGTACCTGATAATGGCCCATGGAATTACAATTTCATGGGTGTAAAACATACTGTGAGCATGAAGTACGGCATCAAACTAGGAACGCCTAGAGAGTTCTACCATGAAGATCACAGGCCAACTCATTACCTTGAGTTCAGCAATCTGGAAGAGGGTGAACCAGCTGAGGGAGAAAGGGAAGACACGTTCGGCTAGAAATTGAGGAGTTTTTAACAATTGCGTGTATTGTAGTTCTAATGACACGTATTTTTGTAATTCTGCTGCGCAAGATTGCAGCTTCACAAAGAGGAATTTCCCAGCATGTACATATTTTTAAGATGTTGAGCTATTGTAAAATTTAGTCGTACAGGCGAGGTTAATTATTTTGTACCCTCCGAAATTTCAAATTAGTCAAAGAATTTGCCGTTGGACAATGGAAACGCTGTTCCTCATACCAGGTCAGAGCTGCCTGCACTTCATGTTGGTAGCGCACGGATCAACTTTTCGAGATGCGGCTTTTATTGAAACTCCTTGACTCCGGTACCTATTGCGACGGGGAAAACAAAACGGGGACCAAATCAAGCCGGTCAAGCGTTTGGCTTTTAATTCCGACCCGTCGAGGCTAAGCTGCCCTTGTGGTGGACGTGTACTGTCCgcaaatctctttttctttcccttgtccTTCAAGTTCAGCACTGCTTGGGGACTAGGTGATCTCTTCAAGTTGAGTGTAGGCGTAAGCGCCTATTGCATCTATTAGACTAAGCCAAACATTTTGAACTTGGATTGTTCGAACGCCTTTATGAAGTCGGAATCCAACCTCTTTATTAAGTCCAATGCTGTGGTCAAGAACCCCCAAGTTTATTATGTGTTTGCTTGGAGAGGTAGAAAGAGAACAACGAGAGCATTTTCAAGGATTGTATTTTTAAGTGTGACGGCTTTTGCCATGTATTTTTCGACATTGACTAATTTAGTTCAGGATAGTGATCCTGGAATTTCCCCATGCTAATCCGCCACCCATGAAGAGCAGTGCGCTTGTCAGTCAATGGTCTGGATATTAGCATATCCATCCACCCCGGCATTCCGTAGTCTGATTTTAGGTTGGTTCAAGTGCATGAGCGCAGGTGGACTTGGATGTTTTAGAGCTGGATATTCATGGGACATGGCAAGTTAAGAACCAAATTCAAGTCCACCTATTAATCTGATCAAATTTTTAGCCGGATCTAACTATTCAGATTTAGGTTCGagtctttaaacaaaaaatcatgccaATGAAGTGCATAGGAAGAGGTTTAAGCGTCGGAGGAGGTCATTTGGGTGCTGTAAAAAAGACGGACTGCATAGGAAATGGAGTTTGAATACGAGCTCGACGACGTGTTTTGGCATGAACAGTGGAAGTTGGTTTGGACCAACTTCAGAAAAGTAACTCGGCCTTTGAGCCATACACCAAGTCCCGAGCCATCTAGTTTCAAAGCTTTGAGATTCTGCAAGGCGAGCAGATAGTGAGGTTTCTCTTTGAGAGTGGGATGGAGATGGCTTATACATTGTGGCCAACAAAACACAAATTCGTTGCCACTAGGATATTAATGCAGGCGAGGTTCCCCTTTCCTTACTCCCAAATCTTAataaatttattcatttgtatgTCCTTCTCTGTTGTCAACACACGCGGACAAAAACTACTTTAGTGAAATTAGCATGCATGATTGAATGGGCAGTATTTTAATGCTTTCCTTTTGGAATTTGGGACACTTTTCTTGAGCACACAGCATGCTGCCACTGGTTCTTGGGAGGAAAGGAACACTCACCACTATTCAATTCCTAAAAGGAAGGCATTCTGGTTGCCTTCATATCTCTCATTTAAAGCGAAAAGTGCATATGCTAATAAGTAGTACCCTTGCCCTAAAAACTACTCAAAAAAGATCATCAAAAGCATGTTGAGCACTCCCCTTTGTAAGCAGGATGCCAGGGGTTGTTAAGTCATGAAcgttttgcttttgcatttactttatttttttgcagCATATTGTTGGAAAAAGTTTTTTGGCTgtgagaaaaaggaaatttatgAAGTGGGTTGGAGCAAAAACGACTTGTCTGAACtgactttttccttttgtcaGGCTCTAAATCCACTTCAAGCGTTAGTTTCACTGAGCAAAAGCGAGAAACACCAACATGATTCTTTTTCTAAAGTTCAGACTTGCAtcttgtttgttcttttttgatGTCACTGAATTGGAGAACAGCGGGATGACTATGTTGGCTTTTGACCATTCTCTTTTTGGCTTGCTTAGAACTAATTCCCGGGCTGGTTTGTCAGTCTCTGCTTTACCTGTTTCCAAATCGAAAAACTTGCCACATGATGATAGTTCTTGTGACAAGTGTTCGATCTGTGTATGTGCGTGTCTCCgtgtgcaagagagagagagagagagagagagagagagagaaagagattacGAAAGGACTACGAGCACAAACATACTGTAAGTCCACGAAGTTCAGATGTACCTTCGTTTATTAAACGTAACCACATACTGCTTCTATGATTGTTCTGTTCATTGATTGGTCTTGATAACTAAAGTTCATTTTTCAGACCAAGGTAAGATTCAAGCAGTTGAAGAATGCTTTCCTCACCGGAAATGAAGGATATCCtttcactctccctctctcacgcGCACACGCATACACACATGAACGGATAGGCaagcacacatgcatgcacacacacccAGATAACAAGAAGGAAATGTAGGTGGGAATGAGAACATGCATGTCCCACTGTCGACCCTCAGGACCCATAAATTCGTTGCCTCCTATTGACTTTGTATAATGGGTGCTGGCCTAGGATCTGAtggtggtgctggtggtggagagagagaggccctTTTGGAAGGAGGCATCTCTCTCTGAAGATGCCAAGATATTGCTGCCAATTCTAAGTGGGTTTAGagatcaaaaacaaaaagaaaaataaaggtgGGATCAACTGCaccattgagagagagagagagagaggggaagagaatCTGTGTGAATGGGGGAAAACGGCACGCGAATGAGCCACTAAAATCATGAGACGTCGGAGAAAAGGCATTAAGAAAAGTAAGGAAACAACATGTGAGAGTTGGGGAGGGGAAGAGGGGAGGCCCCCAATGTTGTCCCCTCTCACACGCCCTCCCATGGACCGCCATCGCCGGTGTCTCCTCAACCCTTCCATTACTTTATTATTGCCATTGCCATTACTTGTATGTGCACGTACTCCGTTTTGGAAACTTACCGATTTTTTAGTTATTCTTGATGTATGCCACCTTCTTTGGTATAGATATTTGTTCgcattttccttctttatttgGTTAACTTGCTGACATTCTGCGGCGGTGTCCCCTATAACCGTCTCTTTCTCCAAGTAAGGCGAGATAAACGGGCTAAGCTCATAGGAATGTGGGGTTGCATGAAGGAGATAATTATAGCCTTTGTTGGGCATTTATGTATACTTATGTATGTATGCATCGGTGTATAGATATGTAACAATGACTTTTAACCAAGTTCTGGCACATAAAGGAACTTGTCGTTGGTTGATCAATCAAATGGGAAGAGAAAACCACCTAGTTTTTACTGTCcgaaactttcaaaatttttctatCTTGCTTTCCATATACTTTACAAATTTTGCTTATTCATAGAAATATTGGATGATCCAACAGTATATTTATACGAAATAGAGTTTGCAGAATGCCATTTACACTTAGACGCGGTCCGTGGTCATTAGTACTCTTACACTACTGAAGAATGcatacatgcacatatatgcatgtaaatgCATGTGCGCACGCGCGCGCACAACACACATGTGTATATGAAGAGCAGA
Proteins encoded in this region:
- the LOC116251531 gene encoding pre-mRNA-processing-splicing factor 8A, yielding MWNGGMGSQMAPPGTGPVVPPPAMQPSYSVPPSAAETEAALEEKARKWMQLNSKRYGDKRKFGFVETQKEDMPPEHVRKIIRDHGDMSSKKYRHDKRVYLGALKFVPHAVYKLLENMPMPWEQVRDVKVLYHITGAITFVNEIPWVVEPIYLAQWGTMWIMMRREKRDRRHFKRMRFPPFDDEEPPLDYADNLLDVDPLEPIQLELDKEEDSAVYNWFYDHKPLVKTKLINGPSYRKWHLSLPIMATLHRLAGQLLSDLIDRNYFYLFDMESFFTAKALNMCIPGGPKFEPLYRDMEKGDEDWNEFNDINKLIIRSPLRTEYRIAFPHLYNNRPRKVKLGVYHTPMVMYIKTEDPDLPAFYYDPLIHPITSINKDRRDKKVYEEGEDDDFEIPEGVEPLLQSTQLYTDTTAAGISLLFAPRPFNMRSGRMRRAEDIPLVSEWYKEHCPPSYPVKVRVSYQKLLKCFVLNELHHRPPKAQKKKHLFRSLAATKFFQSTELDWAEAGLQVCKQGYNMLNLLIHRKNLNYLHLDYNFNLKPVKTLTTKERKKSRFGNAFHLCREILRLTKLVVDANIQFRLGNVDAFQLADGLQYIFSHVGQLTGMYRYKYRLMRQIRMCKDLKHLIYYRFNTGPVGKGPGCGFWAPMWRVWLFFLRGIVPLLERWLGNLLARQFEGRHSKGVAKTVTKQRVESHFDLELRAAVMHDLIDAMPEGIKQNKVRTILQHLSEAWRCWKANIPWKVPGLPVPVENMILRFVKSKADWWTNVAHYNRERIRRGATVDKTVCRKNLGRLTRLWLKAEQERQHNYLKDGPYVTPEEAVAIYTTTVHWLESRKFSPIPFPPLSYKHDTKLLILALERLKESYSVAVRLNQQQREELGLIEQAYDNPHEALSRIKRHLLTQRAFKEVGIEFMDLYSYLIPVYEIEPLEKITDAYLDQYLWYEGDKRHLFPNWIKPADSEPPPLLVYKWCQGINNLQDVWDTSEGQCVVMLQTKFEKFFEKIDLTLLNRLLRLILDHNIADYVTAKNNVVLSYKDMSHTNSYGLIRGLQFASFVVQYYGLVVDLLLLGLTRASEIAGPPQMPNEFITYWDTKVETRHPIRLYSRYIDKVHILFRFTHEEARDLIQRFLTEHPDPNNENMVGYNNKKCWPRDARMRLMKHDVNLGRSVFWDMKNRLPRSITTFEWENSFVSVYSKDNPNLLFSMCGFEVRILPKIRITQEAFSNTKDGVWKLQNEQTKEETAIAFLRVDDEHMKVFENRVRQILMSSGSTTFTKIVNKWNTALIGLMTYFREATVHTQELLDLLVKCENKIQTRIKIGLNSKMPSRFPPVIFYTPKEIGGLGMLSMGHILIPQSDVRYSQQTDVGVTHFRSGMSHEEDQLIPNLYRYIQPWESEFKDSQRVWAEYALKRQEAQSQNRRLTLEDLEDSWDRGIPRINTLFQKDRHTLAYDKGWRVRTDFKQYQVLKQNPFWWTHQRHDGKLWNLNNYRTDVIQALGGVEGILEHTLFKGTYFPTWEGLFWEKASGFEESMKYKKLTNAQRSGLNQIPNRRFTLWWSPTINRANVYVGFQVQLDLTGIFMHGKIPTLKISLIQIFRAHLWQKIHESVVMDLCQVLDQELDALEIETVQKETIHPRKSYKMNSSCADVLLFAAYRWPMSKPSLVAESKDVFDQKASNKYWIDVQLRWGDYDSHDIERYTRAKFMDYTTDNMSIYPSPTGVMIGIDLAYNLHSAFGNWFPGSKPLLAQAMNKIMKSNPALYVLRERIRKGLQLYSSEPTEPYLSSQNYGEIFSNQIIWFVDDTNVYRVTIHKTFEGNLTTKPINGAIFIFNPRTGHLFLKVIHTSVWAGQKRLGQLAKWKTAEEVAALVRSLPVEEQPKQIIVTRKGMLDPLEVHLLDFPNIVIKGSELQLPFQACLKIEKFGDLILKATEPQMVLFNIYDDWLKTISSYTAFSRLILILRALHVNNEKAKMLLKPDKTIVTKPHHIWPSLTDDQWMKVEVALRDLILSDYAKKNNVNTSALTQSEIRDIILGAEITPPSQQRQQIAEIEKQAKEASQLTAVTTRTTNVHGDELIVTTTSPYEQAAFGSKTDWRVRAISATNLYLRVNHIYVNSDDIKETGYTYIMPKNILKKFICIADLRTQIAGYLYGVSPPDNPQVKEIRCIAMPPQWGTHQQVHLPSALPEHDFLNDLEPLGWMHTQPNELPQLSPQDLTSHARILENNKQWDGEKSIILTCSFTPGSCSLTAYKLTPTGYEWGRLNKDTGSNPHGYLPTHYEKVQLLLSDRFLGFYMVPDNGPWNYNFMGVKHTVSMKYGIKLGTPREFYHEDHRPTHYLEFSNLEEGEPAEGEREDTFG